The Lagenorhynchus albirostris chromosome 12, mLagAlb1.1, whole genome shotgun sequence nucleotide sequence CAGGTCCCAGTCACTGGGCGGACGTGCCCGCTGCCCTGCAGCTCAAGCTGTCCTCTTGTGCTCACGCTGTAGCTCCTGCAGCAGCCTGGGCCCTCCGCCCTCTGCCTGCAGCCAGCCACCAGCTGCTGGGAGGAGGGTTCCAGAAGGGCGGCCTGGCCTCAAGCGGCACAGACAGTGAGGTATGGTGTTAACCGAGCTCCAGCTGCAAGCAGGGCCTCACTtgtccctccccttctctgtccAGCTGCCCTCCCTTGCCTGAGggctccccccccgccccgcccccagagaGGTTCCGGCAGGACAGTCCCCGTGTCAGGCTCTGCGTGTAGGGACTTTGCCCAGATACCCTCGGACATAGAGATGTTGAGAGAAGGTGTGTGTCCATGAGTCCACCTCAACACCTGTCAACATTTTGCCTGTGTTGTTTCATCTTCCCCTACTTTTCAATCAATGAGTATTTTATAAGGTATCTCATAGCTTATGTCATTTCATCCACATCAGTGCTTCTCCTGTCCCTAACAGGTGAGAGCTTTCTAAAACCGTATAACACAATAATGCTGTTATCTCACCTGGCAAAGTTAACAGTGACTCCTCAGGACCGTCTCATTCCCAGACCTGTTGATATTCCCCTTTACGGCCATGGAATCGTAATGTTCTTAACACTACAATGTGCAGAGTAAAACAGATTCATTGTCTATATTAACATGAAGCTTTGCTTTAATGTAGTATAAAGCATCAGGTCGGCAAGTGATGATTTAAAAACACGTTCTGATTCCCCTTCTTTCCTCAGGTCCTGGACGCCTCGTCCCTCAGTTTCAACACCAGGCTGAAATGGTTTGCCATATGCTTCGCCAGTGGCATCGTCTTCTCTATTCTTGTGCGTTAAGGCTGTATGTTGCTCCGTAATTTCTATTTTGTGTGAGACTGATCATTCCATTTAGTCCCAACATGCAGTCCACTTTATCTGGACTGTTCTGATGGGACATATTTAGTCCCCTGAAATAAAGGGGTAGAGATCAATAAAAAGATGCAGAGATTAATATTTTGGGGGGTTTATGgattgttaaaataatttcatttaagaaAGATCAATGTGTATTAGGAGAGTTGCAGTCAGTGATTTAGATGTGATTTAGATTTTTGACTTGCCATTTATAAAAAGAATACTTAAGTAGAGTGAGATTTACTCAGATGTATAAATAAAGTTATGTAATGGCtcatttatatatacttatatgcaAATAGGCAGAAGATTCAAATTAGCAAATAACATTGAAAattaactactttttaaaaaactatatagagactatatattaacacatttatacATAAactttataatatatgtatattctattATTACTGTTCTTTTATTACTACAGTagcacatttatattttaatctattacagtggtaaaattacttttaaataactataatatCTTAACTCAGGGAACTGGATTACTGTGGCTTCCTGGTGGCATAAAGCTTTTTGCAGTGTTTTATACCCTTGGAAATATTGCTGCCTTAGCCAGGTATGTACAGAAGTTTggcttctcaaaatatttcatttgccatcattatcaaaattttcttttctaataggaTATATTTCTGTAGATCTATACATACTGTGAATTCAAAATTTACATTCATTCAATAGATACTTAGACTCCTGCTGTGTCCCAGCTGCCATCATAGAGTGTTCATGGTGGGAATAGCCAGCATTTGGAGGTACTTACTGTGCGCCAGGCCCTATCCTAAGTGTTCTGTGTCTGTCACCCCATTTGTGAGGTGGGCACTGTTATCAGCCCATCTTATAGCAGGGTGTAGTAGCATGGGGCGGGGGGGGTCACTCCCCGGGGAGGTGCCTAGTGAGGTGACCAGGCCTGGTTCCCACCCGAGAGTCCTCCGGAGCCCTGGCTTGTAGCTGCCTCGGCGAGGGGACCGTCAGATGCCCAGCCGACCAGCGGCGGAAGCAGATCGGGGGTGGCAGTGCCGGGCCCAGGAGTCGGACAGGGCCACACAGTGGCAGTGACTCTGAGGACTGTGCACTGGGCGCTCAGGGAGTCCCCCCCGGGGGCCTTGGGTGCATCTCTGGGGGAGTTGATGTCTGTTAGCGTAGTTGTCACGTTTACGAGCTCTCAGCTTTCAGAGGTGAGCTCCTGCCTCTTCAGGGACGTTCTGCATCAGAGGTGCTGCCCAGTGCAGAGGCGTGAGCCGTGGCCAAGCTCGGTCCCCTCTCCTGGGCTCGCCCCGATGCCCCTCCTCAGACCGCAGCCTGGAAGAGGCCTGAGGGCGCAGTTGCACACTTTTGCCCTTAGACAGTGCTTGTGGGGCTGTTCTCCCCGTTATGACGGGGAACGTGCGTAGAGGTGAGGAAGCAGTGGCTGAATTGGCACCAACGGAGAGCAGGCTGCCTTGTCAGCCTGGACCGGCTCAGCGGTCGCGCTCACCGGCACTGTGAGTGATTTGTGACAGGCGTTCCTGTGTCTCAGAAGACAAAAGGAGTAACGCTTCCTTCTAATGTTAAGGAGAAATGCAGCAGACTCAGTGAGATTTTCTAATTAAACTAACATAGggtttcttttcttaaaagtacTTATTTTTACACAGCTGGACAAGTTAATAGCtccctctctcatttcttttatttgtttcaaatAGTACATGCTTTTTAATGGGACCCGTGAAACAACTGAAGAAAATGTTTGAAACAACGAGATTGCTTGCAACGATTGTTATGCTGGTAAGTAAataatgatacttttaaaaaacttttttcgaattttttttttctttttgcattactTTGTGAGGTACTAATGTTATAATTCTCTTGTTGAATATGACAGTCACATTCTTCAGGCTGTGTGTTTAAAGAGTTTGGATTTGTAGCATTACCTAAAATGATTGGCTGGGTGaatcctgttttcttttgtgtattcTAACAGTGTAGCTCTGTGTATTGCACGTGAAAATGAGAGCTGCATGTATTTCATTTTCAGGCCCCATGGAGCACCTTAATGGACCCCTGTGTGTACTTTCTGGAGGGTGGGCCTGGAAGACGGGTCACTTCTGGGTCCATATGAGGCTTCTCAGGGAGAGTTGGCTTAATTTTGGTGGCCTGTCACCTGGCCTTTGTCGCTCCCCCGTTGGACTGTTGCACAAATACCTAGGCCTCTGTCTCCACGCCTGCCCCACTGCTTTCCCTGCCTCTCCTCGTCTCTCCCCTGCCTCCTCTGGGGGACATAGCTGTGGAATGACAGTGCAGTCTTTCTGTGTGAAATCATTATAACAGGTTCCTTTGTAAAGCTAAGTAAAACAGAACTTACTGTACAGGAGCGGTTGTACTGAGTCCTGCGGTGGCGGCTTGAATTAGTAAACGTTAGCGCAAGCATTCATAAATCCATAACAACAGCTGCTGTCACTCTCATTCATTCTTGAAACAGTCTCTCTGTTGGCTTAGTCAACGGGTGATTTATTACGTGCTTTCAGTTTACCAAGGAATATATATTGCAGCAGTCACAGACTTTAATACTCAGGGAATATATAAGGACAGCTAGAGTAAGCGGTCTCATTAATTTTGTTCTCTAGTGTGTTACCATGCAAATGAATGCAGAATAGTGTATGCATTTTTGTTAAGCTTTGGAAAAGGCTCAAATTGacgatttttctttcctttcctgtagTTGTGTTTCATACTTACCCTGTGCGCTGCTCTTTGGGTAAGTTACCTCAACCATATCTGTTTTCTACTAACTGTGTGGCCCCTCACCAGGTAGACTGTCATCGCACCATCATTTCCAAGGAGCTCAAAGTCTGGTTTCTTAAAACCCACCAAAGACTGGGTGTCCCTAAAACCTAGTTAACAGCTAGACTTGCAGTGGATTCTGCCACCTAAAACAGACAGAAGTGAGCTCGTGCTTGTGTCCAGGTCAGACTGGCCCCTGTCTCAGGCCCAGGGCCGTGAGAGGCCCTCGCTGAGGGTCTGCGTGCTCTGTCAGCTGTGCTGATAGCCTCGCTGTGCTGTGGCTCTAGGGTGGGGGGTGCATCGTGAGCATCAGGGTGTCCACACAGTGAGGAGAAAGGGCcggaaaacaaacccaaacagaTTAACACAGAGGGACAAAAGGACTTAAATTATTCTTGCACCACTTATGGATGAGGTGAACGGCTCCTCATTAGCCTTCAGAGAAGTTACTTTATTACAATTCAGTTTACTCGTCGATGCTCCTGATTCTTCATTACATTTGCTTATTGTTCCTTATCCACCTCCAAAGGGGTCTGAGGAGGTTCTTGAGCTCCCAAGAACACTGCGCACTTTAAAGAAGATGGGGTGGCATACGACACACTGCAGAAACGTTCATCAAAAatgttctgcttttaattttgatgatttaAGGACCGGACTTTAGTTATGCAAGAATGCACTTAATACATCATTTCCCAGTGATAACTTAAAAGAATTTTCGTAAACAATCTTCGCATTTCCCTATGGAAAATTGATTTCTGGTTTGGAAAGGTCCAGCAGTCTGTTTATAAGCAGTagattaaaaataagtgaaaaagtaaataaataaaaatttaaaata carries:
- the SFT2D1 gene encoding vesicle transport protein SFT2A isoform X1, with the translated sequence MDKLRRVLSGQDDEEQGLTAQVLDASSLSFNTRLKWFAICFASGIVFSILGTGLLWLPGGIKLFAVFYTLGNIAALASTCFLMGPVKQLKKMFETTRLLATIVMLLCFILTLCAALWWHKKGLALLFCILQFLSMTWYSLSYIPYARDAVIKCCSSLLS
- the SFT2D1 gene encoding vesicle transport protein SFT2A isoform X2, with the protein product MVLDASSLSFNTRLKWFAICFASGIVFSILGTGLLWLPGGIKLFAVFYTLGNIAALASTCFLMGPVKQLKKMFETTRLLATIVMLLCFILTLCAALWWHKKGLALLFCILQFLSMTWYSLSYIPYARDAVIKCCSSLLS